GAACATCTCATGGACGGAGCCCAAAAAACCGCTCCAGTGCGCGCGCGGGCGACAGGGGGGTTCTAATGCCACAGGAAGCACAGCCTCTGACTCAGTGGCGCAAGCGGGGAGCCTCATTTGGGCAGCTATTCCTTAAACGTGTCTTTTGTTATTATTCCTCTGCAATGCACGGACGCTTTCCCCAGTCCAATCGGAACCTTGGTTTGGCTCTCGGCGGACCCACGCTTTCCGCGCGCGACGTGGGCGTGCGTAATGTGCGCTCATTACTACAGTTTGATTCAAAGTTGTGTAAGAAGTACGGGAAGGGCAATTcatgaagattaaaaaaaacctgattaATAGACTGAGTTGTTCCTCACGAGCTTGTGTTTGTCAGCGCGGAAAACGCGGAAATGGTTCACCtttgaaatcgattaaaatcacTGACGCCATGTCGGATGtttgtcatttaaaacaaacaataagaAATAAACGCACTCGCTGCGTGGTTAGGATCCTGGCGGGCGGCGGTGTAGGGTGAAGTGATTAAGTGTAGCatgggaaaagggggggggggggcggaggggggggggggggttgtaaggGGGGTTGGGGAGGTCCTTGATTGCAACATCCAACACTGGTGTCGTCACTCACCAGCGATACGTGCGAGCGCTGCCTGttccaaaataaatattgacaTGATTGTTGTATTCAAATGAGCTGCCTGGCCGGACATTGGCTGGCCAATCGGAGCCCATCGTATCATCACACCTTCTTTCCAGAAATCATTCATAACGCCGATGCGTCAAACACTCACAGAGGACCCGGCTATAAATACGGCTGCGCGCAACGCACAGTTAGACATTTTCCCAAAAATCAAACGAAAGACACAACTAGAGCCAGAACCGCGTGGGAATCCGACTTCTACCTTTGATTATTCATTCTTGATTTGGTATCCAACTGACTATATTGGCCATGGGTGGATTATATTTGAAGCACCTCGCTGTGGCAGCGCTGTGCTCCGTGCTGTCCACGGGGACGCTAGGGTCCCCGGTGGTGGGGCCAGAGCCGATCCGATGCGCCCCTTGTTCTGCGGAGAAGATGAGCCAGTGTCCTGATGTGGCGCCAGATTGCGCCGAGGTGTTGCGGGAACCCGGCTGCGGATGCTGTCTAGCCTGCGCCCTGGGAGCCGAGGAGCTGTGCGGGATCTACACGGCGCCGTGCGGCTCCGGACTGAGGTGCACCCCGAGACCCGGCGACCCCCGGCCGCTACACTCCCTCACCCGGGGACAAGCCGTGTGCACGGAGACCACTGAGCCCGAGCCAACCCGCGAGCCCCAGACACAAGGTAGGCCTTTAAGCTACACAATGTCTACATCCAGAAAATCCTCGTTCTtgcaacagccccccccccctctccctaaAGGAAACACATGGTTACAGTCGCATTCGGTGAGCCCCGctttccattcattcattcattcattcaatgtcTCTCTCCAGAACTCGGAGAGCCAGACGCCGAGATGGAGAACACAGCCATGGCCTCGGACCCCGGCTCCAGCCACTACCTACCCGCCCCTAGCAAGCCCAACGATCCGAGGGCTGCTTCCGACGCTCAGGAGAGCATGAAAGCCAAACTCATCGCCATCCGCAGGAAACTGGTCGAACAGGTGAGACCGAACCGCCCTGTAGcctatatgtatattttaaaagCCATGAATCCCCCCGTGTGTAATATGTTAGCAAAAGTTTTTGGGGGGAGGTTTGGGGAGGTGACTCTTGCACCACAAGGGGGAGCTCGCGCGCTGTTTgaggagacgatggggagacaGCAGAGAAGAGGGATGCTTGTTGCTAAAAGTTTTTATATTGACGTCGGCCCACGTGCTTTCTGATGATAAGGCCCTTTTTGCGATTCATTCTGTGTGTGGCGCCGCGTAGCAGCAGAGCTCAGTTTAACCCCTTCTTCCCCACGTGTCCTCTCTACAGGGGCCCTGTCACGTTGAGCTGCAGAGAGCCTTGGACAAGATTGCCAAGTCCCAGCAGAAGTTAGGGGACAAATTAACCAGATTCTACCTCCCCAACTGCGACAAACACGGGCTTTACAAGCCCAAACAGGTAAATGACCTTATGCCAAATGGGCCCTTAGTGTGTGTCTGATTTATAACTCCAATGAGCATGAGGGAATCTCACCaggttgtgtgtgcgtgtgtatgcaaTGTGTGTTGCATGCAGCGTGTTTTAAGTGTGCGATGTTGCATATTTAGTTGCTGGAGGACCATACGTGTGCATAACAGAGTGAGGATCGAAGCAGGTGAATAAcatgacttcctgtttccttcctCGTGCAGTGTGAGTCCTCTCTGGACGGACAGAGGGGTCGATGCTGGTGTGTGAACTCCTGGAACGGCAAGAAGATTTTAGGTTCGACTGACCTGGCTGCAGATGCCGAGTGCCCTTAAAGAGATTAACCGCTGAGTTAAAATCtcgcaaaaaagaagaaataagccactgatttttcctttttttatagctgtttatttattgatcTTGTCCATGGTGGTGTTTTATTCAGGTACACTGTCATTTCGAGGCATCGGGTCCCAGCTACCCCgatcccccctctccctcctgttCACCCGTCCCAAAGAGAAAATatatctatttttgtttttctgagaaGAAGATTTTTAATATTGATGCATTTACTTCTACTCTTCAGCCTTATTTATTTCgactgtatttcattttttatttgttgtttgtaattattttatgagtatttatatatattttttgccttattgttattattatattattatttttttggggtGTATAAAGTGTACATATGTATCTTGGCCCTGAGTAACTCCACTAATGAGTTGAGCTCGCTCTACCCTTAAGGAGTTGTCTGGAGGTTTGGTTTGTGAAAAACCAAGCAAGAACAAAAGCACTGAGTTACCAAATGTCATTTAGAAGTAtttctaaatgttgtttttatcattccTTTTCACCTTGTTGCCATTGTGATGTCCTTTGTGTTGCTTCTGATTTGACACGTGATCAGCTCTTGTCAGTGAATGCAAAACTCTCAGTCGGGAATCCTTAAACAGTACTCAGAAAACATGTCCCATGGTTCCATGGGGTTTGCAGTTTGCATGACGGGCAGCGCCTCCCTGCGCTGCCTCTCAGACGGGTATTTCTACATTAACCTACCTCCAATATTTATGTGTCTGATGTAAGTTGTGTTGATGTATCTGTCAAAAAAAGACTTACTAGTTTATTTTACATGTTGCTGTTCTCTCTGACGGAGAAAACATGACCACGAAGAGcgagtccctccctctgctcatCATCTACATGCTGCTGTTGGAGAGAGAATTATTGTCTGTGTCTATTCCAAAGTGACAAACTGTCCACAGGTGTATATGTATACTTTTGTATTTGAGATATAATGTAAGCAGAAAAAAATGGcgatatatttaataaaaacattaaccTCAGATGCGCTCCTGGCCTTTCTTTCACCTCAGGCAGGGGTTTACTTTGTGCACAAACACCCATAGGTGGCACAACATCAGAATCATAACAGCCTCATCGGGGCATGATTATGCACCACATTTTCTATATtgggcgtgtttgtgtgcagtgttATCACTAAAGTGGAGGTCCTCGTCTAACTTTAGACAGTTCGTGGGGACATGCAGCTCCGCGCTGCCTTTTGACCCGCTCTCTGTTTGCCTCGGTTGGGCGCAGGAATTCGCCTCAACCTCTTGAGCGCACTGCCAGCCTGCTTGGCACcaccagatttatttttaattctttACAATTTGAACCTTTGCTTTATCCTTATTGACACATTCCAAGAGTGGATGCCCCGATTGCCTGCAGAGGTGAAGCTGAGCTGATAGGCTTATTGGTGACAACACAGGCCTCATTCTTCCCAGTGATATTTCAAAAAGTCTCAGAAGACGGGAAAACAAACATCGGCGACAGCATCTCAGAATGtgttcactttttatttttaaaaaaagaagacattaaaTACAAATTATACTTTGAATCAACATCATTCCATTTCTCAGAGAAAATAATAACGGTGTGATTTCTAgataagtataaaaaaaaaaaaaactctttgaaGGATTAACttaaacttaaaaacaaaatacattgacCCGTGAACAGAGAGATTCTTAATGTGACCAGCaagaaaaaatgatgaaaagtgaCATTAAAGAAGTGTGTTCCTGGCTCTGCACTAGCAGACAGAGGCGGACGGCTGGGTGTGCATGGAGAGAAGTGACTTATTGAGAGGTGAGAGGTTCACCGGCCTTCAGAAGCCGGGAACTGAGAGGCCACAGTGCCTGACTGACACAGATTCTGCCTGAGGCTGAAACTCGCCTGCTTACAAATGACCCTGCTGAGGAACAGAAGGAAACggttcatacattttttttcttttctttttttttttaacattcattaGTGATTATATTCCCAAAAATACACTGAATCAAATACACTTTGCTGTGCAATTGGCGAGCCACTAAATTGTTGAAAACATAGAAAACATAGTTTGGATCAGCTTATAATTCTTTCTTAgataaataattgtatttttaagtACTGTACATGATGTCTAGTCCGACACATAGCTGGccaggaaataataataataataatataaaaagacaCACTTACAAATATGAGGGAGGGAATAGCTTAAACATATTTGTATGCACGTTCCTCCCTGTACATCAAGTCTTTGAATAGGTGGGATAAAGCACCAACAGGTTAGTTGTAAGTTGCTCTCTATTAAAGGACGCGTACAGCCGATTTCATGCTACCAAGCTACTGGGCAAGCATTCTTTGTCGGCACTCTCTCCACTTTTCAAGTCTTTACACAGGATGCGGGAGAGCATCGGGCAGGAAGCTCCTCGGGGAGgaccccgcctcctccctcagACCCCCTGCCACTTGTGTGAATGCATATTTGGTGCTGTGTCCACCTTGTGGAGATTTGTTGGCATATGATCatacaagcatttttttttttcaacgaaacaaaaacaacaacaacaaaaaagaaaatagttgtATTGAATGAAAAATCTCGGAGGGGTCGTTAGCTAAGTTTGCCGTCAGAAGTCCTGGAGTTGCTTCGTTCTAGTTCTTTCTGTATATCCCTCTCCTGCCTGGCTTATTATTGTTTTCCAACAGTATCACACTCTTTCATCTGACATTACCTCCGAGGAAAGGTATGCCGATGCAGATAGGTCCAATTGTCTTTAACTGCATGCATTGATGAGTAGCGGCGCAGCTAAAGTGCTTTAAGTGCTTGTGCTTGGGCTTGAAGCATAGGGGCAGCTGGCACCTGCGGCAGGGCAGGCCGATCACAACGGGCTCGTCCCGTTCAAACAAGCCTACGCCAGGTTGCACCACTGACAGGAAAAGGACCCGAGGCCGGGAAGGGGTGCCGCGGTGAGGGAGGGGGCTAACAGCGCGGTTTAGTGGGTCGGAGACGCGCATGGGGTCAGGCACACTGACGAGGACAACGTTTTAGACGGGGGCTAAAGACATGTAGGATCGGAGGACCTCAGCACCGGAGTCATACAAGGATGAGGACACGGGAGAGCGAGAATCAAGTGGACGAGGGACATGGATGTGGACGGGAACAGAGAAAAAACGTACCCAGACCAAATCAGAACAGTTCTCTACCTCCAATCCATCCTTTGAGTTTTAAATACTGAAGATTCAAACAATAGAAATGTGCATGGAAACTCCTGTTTTCACTTTCCATACATTTCTATTGTTGTCAAATAATCGCAACTACTCTGAAAAAAACAGTACCTAATTGCTTGATTGAAATAGTTTCATTATCCAATCTGATGCGTTAAGCTGTTATTTCAGTTGGCACTAACCAATGAGAAGAAAGGCTTTTCCATCAGCGCCTTTAAGCTGCCTTTGATCCACATTTCAAGCCCGCAGGGAAAAAGTATCTGATGGTCAAAAGGTTTGTTTTAAGGGAAATGTTCCTTTATTAGAAGACTACAGGTGGTGAAAGGGAGGGGAAATATAGAAAGGTTTGTTTTAAAGGCACTGTAACTGCATGGTTCGCCTCCATCCCCGTCCCAATAGCAGGCTGAGGGACAAGCCAGAGGCCACGAGGAGGGCTTTTGGAGCTGGATAAGTAGGCAAAGCCCTCGCATAATCCTTTCCTCCTAAATGAACCCTGAGCCAGAGAGCGTTTACTTTtccagcattgttttttttttcttttttttttattggagaaGGGGCTGGAAATTGGCAGTCGGATATCTCTAAACTGAGTTTAGTGACTTACGGTATTTTCACGAATAAACACTTTAGGGACAGAGCGCACACTCGCACGCCATCGTGCACAGACATGCAGCTGCGCACAGGTATGTTATGCAAGCGCTCGCAcattaagacacacacagactctcgCTTACAGactcacagacagacacacacacaatagagaCGGAGGTGGTGCCTGTTTTTTCTCCGGGTCACAGTCACAAACATGTCCTCGTTAAAAGCGAGTGGAAAAGTCCCTCCTTCCTAAAAGAATAGTGCAGCTGTAAggattttctctttctttcgcTTCTCTCTCAGCTTTCAGCAAAGCTATTGTTTTGTTGtcgcatttttttttaaatgaaaggttCCCTCAGCACAGGACAGATGGCTGTGAAGGACAGGGGgacatgttccccccccccccccccccattgctctCGACCTGTCTCCCACAGAAATCAGACCTAAAATCAAAGGCCCAGAGGCTCTTCAAATGTTTACATAAAACTACATGAAAAGGGCAAAGTAGACTCTCTGTTgtctttctaccccccccccccccctccaccctcactgcacacacacacacacacaccaccccagCCCGTCTTCTTCTCTCCGTCCACTCGTCATCCCTCCGTCCCCTCATTTGCTCTCCAGGTTGTAGCACTGCGTCTCGCCTCGCTCCCTGCCGTCGTAGCCGGGCAGAGGCTGCCCGTATTTGTCCACACACCAGCAGTAGCCCCGCCTCCTGCCTTTGGATGGACGGCACTGCAAATACAGGTAGACGGAGAAAGAATGAGCGTTCCGCTGGTTTAGGTTTATCAAACACTATGCAGGGACGAACACGCACAGTCCTCATGAAGACCAGGTTTGAAAGAGAGAGTTTACGGAAAAACATCCTCTTTATTTTGCAgaccaggagaagaaaaaactgGAGAGTTGCAGAGGAATAGTTGCTTTGGGACACAGTGTCTTAAAAACAGATTAACGTTTCCAAGGTAAAGGGTTACCCTGACACAGCTTCATCAACACAACCCTCAGAGTGAGTTATATTAAGACTCTATCGCTCGTGTTTGGCTTTTAGATTTTGGAAGCTTGTCAGCAGGCCAAGTCATGCCTCAGCAGAACTCTAATAAGACAAAACCACCATTGATCACGCAGAGGAATGCCCTGCTGTCTGGAGTTGCCTCCCAGCTTTTATGAGCTGTATCTATCAGAACGAAACCACACAGATGATGCAGCTGCTCGCCTTGTGAAATAAGATAATAAATGTATCAAGATCAGAGCGGCCGTGTGTAACCAGTTGAGTTTGTTCCTTCTGTGAGCTGTTTATTTATCAGGCCAATGTGTCCCTGACAAATGGGGCAAACGATGAAAAAGCGGCTTATTTTTGATAGAGAGGGGCGGGGAATGAGGATCTCACCGAGTCAGTGAGAGGGAAGGAGTGTGAAGGTAAACATGCAGTTGCTAAAGTATTTGCCAAGGCCAAGGTTGGAGGGCTCCAAGGAAACCAGTGCTGCTATTCTGGGAAACTGGAAGAAACTTAAAATCATCTGGAAGTGATTATGGCCTCCGTGTGCACgagcacacataaacacacatcgGCAAACATGTAGGCGCACACAAACAAGAGTTGTATCTACTGTACGTATACATACCACCCACCGGCACGCAAACACACTCGTATAGTCACAAACACCAGGCAGGGGGCAGTCCCTGAGTATGTATACTTCTGTCTACACCAGAAGACTGGATTTCAATTGACCACTGATGATGCAGCTGCTCGAAGCCCGTTTACTTCAACCCCCACGAGGCGGACCTTTGGTCTCCGTAGATTTCTGTATAATATGAGAAACGTTGTAACGGACTCTTGAATCTACATCGATGAaacactaataataatataattcattaattacagtTAAGACGTTTCTCTAATGCACTAAATCTACATGAACATGCAATGCCAATCTAAGCCTGACTAAACCAACACAAGCAGGGTGTTTAATGTGATGGATCCACTCTCATGAGGCGACTTCATTTCTTGTGTCCTTTGCATTTAACACCAGCCAAGATGTGATGAGCTGGAGAGCGAAataacaacttttttttgtgaacacTGACACTAGAAATCGGGACATTGTTTTGTGGTTGCTGTTCAAGACACCACTGGTATGTTGGCTTACATTGATAACATTGATGACttcaacagggggggggggggttggctagCTTACGTTCCCCGTGGCACAAAATGGAACGGTTTTCCAGGGCACAGTGAAGAAGACCCACTCTGTGTGTATCGACAGGAAATCTGTTAAAAATCAGTCAGTAAAATGCAGAGAACCCTACAAATTAAAATCCCTTTGGTGTTCCCAAAAGGCCAAAACCCAAACTTCCCAAAAAGCAATACTGGTGGACTACATTGCATGCGGCAAAGTAGTGACAAACAGGCAGGGAGGCCGACAAAATTTACAGTGCGACCAGGTGTCGGTCTCCGCCGTCTTCCACATCCACGTACAGCCCGAGTGCATGATCAAAGGCAGCTTTATAGAGACGGAGGCCTATTAAAATACCTTGACAACAACTAGTGCAGCGGTCTAGGGGCAAGTATGCAGCCCAACACGCCCCATTCTCACACGCTCACTTCATCAAGAGATTATTTTCGgttttccttcttcctcctcctcctcctctcctactcagttttctgtctctttctcctcttcccccgccagtcccccctccccccacctccccctaaccccccccccccccccccccccagggtgcCATCGCCTGTCTGCAGCCAACTTCTATTTCAGCCCTGACCCAGTGGACGACACTGCGGAGAGGAGCTTAACATTGTGTTCCTCTGCTCTGGTTAATGATGATGGAGTCCTATGTGcttggtgtgtctgtgtgtgtgtgtgtgtatacgtgtgtgcgtgtgcatgtgagtgtgtgcgtgtgaaggtTGAAAAGCCAAAGGAGGCggaagggagaggaagagcaaaatgtgcatgtgtgcattccCCTGTTGCTTGGCTACCTTTGAATTTCCACTCAGTCTCTCTTTCATCTGAGAACCATTAGCAGTCATCTCGAGCAATCCTTTCTTTATGGCTTGaatctatacacacacacacacacacacacatacacacaaagaatGTCCAAGAAAGCCAAATGTTTGTCAAGCGACATCCGGTCCGCACCAAAGACTGATAGAAGTTATTTTCCATCAACAGTATTtccttttcaaagtaaaagtagtCCTGGCCACCTCAAAGACCACCAACAATCTATCTAGACTCACCACTTGTTACTTTCATGGCAGTAAACTGGCTGACTACACGGCGTGTCCTCCATGAGGCACAGTGAGGCGAGTCAAGTAAACTCCGTTTTCGGAGTGGTGGCTCAAGGTGATCACTAATCCAAGCATTCTAAGTCTGACTGACCTGATGCTGGCCCCGCCTGGTCTACATGGCCGTCACtaaaaaaagcatgtttcatcgaacccacacacacataatgccACCTTTATggggtgtgtgtgcgggtgcgtTGTCCGCATGAATGTGTGCTCTTGTGATGGCGGTCTTTATAACTAATAGCAGCGCCGCAGGCCTCTACGGACATTTAAAAGAGCCCAGTCTGACCACGGGATAAACACAAGCTCATAAAATGCAATGTGTGTATAGGGGCGCAAGTATATGTATTGGTGTTGgacagtgcatgtgtgtgtgtgtgtgtgtgtgtgtgtgtgtgtgcattgagaTTGGCTGCAGTATATATGGCCTTTTCTGTTAAATAGCT
This is a stretch of genomic DNA from Pungitius pungitius chromosome 7, fPunPun2.1, whole genome shotgun sequence. It encodes these proteins:
- the igfbp1a gene encoding insulin-like growth factor-binding protein 1a, translating into MGGLYLKHLAVAALCSVLSTGTLGSPVVGPEPIRCAPCSAEKMSQCPDVAPDCAEVLREPGCGCCLACALGAEELCGIYTAPCGSGLRCTPRPGDPRPLHSLTRGQAVCTETTEPEPTREPQTQELGEPDAEMENTAMASDPGSSHYLPAPSKPNDPRAASDAQESMKAKLIAIRRKLVEQGPCHVELQRALDKIAKSQQKLGDKLTRFYLPNCDKHGLYKPKQCESSLDGQRGRCWCVNSWNGKKILGSTDLAADAECP